From Podospora bellae-mahoneyi strain CBS 112042 chromosome 3, whole genome shotgun sequence, the proteins below share one genomic window:
- the GOR1 gene encoding glyoxylate reductase (COG:E; EggNog:ENOG503NW94) has product MASSKSAGRPKVLLLGVIEHAQSSWEAVGEIAQILTPKSNNRADFIQEASSGAFDGCVAAYRTFDSFEVTGKIDGELLQALPDSLRFLCHNGAGYDQVDVHACTARGIHVSNTPTAVDDATADMGIFLLLGALRNVAVGMASLRAGEWRGKTLPPLGHDPQGKVLGILGMGGIGRNMAKKALVFGMQIRYHNRTRLDAHIEKEIGAEYVDFDTLLAGSDVISLNLPLNPKTRHIISRNEFAKMKAGVVIVNTARGAVMDEAALVEALDSGHVSSAGLDVYENEPDVHPGLLANPRVLLVPHMGTFTVETETKMEEWAISNVRMAVESGRLRSIVPEQKSMER; this is encoded by the exons ATGGCCTCTTCTAAAAGTGCAGGCCGACCAAAGGTGCTCTTGCTAGGCGTAATTGAGCA TGCCCAGTCATCGTGGGAAGCCGTAGGCGAGATAGCTCAAATCTTGACGCCAAAGTCGAACAACCGAGCCGACTTCATCCAGGAAGCATCCTCTGGAGCCTTTGACGGCTGCGTTGCCGCCTACCGCACCTTCGACAGCTTCGAAGTGACAGGCAAAATAGATGGCGAACTGCTCCAGGCACTCCCGGATTCCCTCCGTTTCCTGTGCCACAACGGAGCCGGATATGATCAGGTTGACGTCCACGCCTGTACCGCTCGCGGCATCCATGTGTCCAACACCCCGACGGCGGTGGACGACGCCACGGCCGACATGGGGattttcctccttctcggaGCTCTGAGAAACGTGGCCGTCGGCATGGCCTCTCTTCGAGCAGGGGAGTGGCGCGGGAAGACCCTCCCACCGCTGGGACACGATCCCCAGGGCAAAGTCCTCGGCATCTTAGGTATGGGCGGTATCGGCCGCAacatggccaagaaggcgctGGTGTTTGGTATGCAGATCCGATACCACAACAGAACAAGGCTGGATGCTCATATCGAGAAGGAGATTGGGGCTGAATATGTTGATTTCGACActttgctggctggcagCGACGTCATCAGTTTGAACTTGCCCCTGAACCCAAAAACCCGTCACATCATCTCGCGAAACGAGTTTGCCAAGATGAAGGCAGGCGTCGTCATAGTCAACACGGCCAGAGGGGCTGTCATGGACGAAGCAGCGCTGGTGGAAGCTCTTGATTCTGGACATGTTAGCTCTGCCGGCTTGGACGTGTATGAGAACGAGCCGGATGTTCACCCTGGATTGCTGGCCAACCCCCGCGTCCTTCTGGTCCCACACATGGGAACCTTTACCGTCGAGACGGAGAC
- the SAH1 gene encoding S-adenosyl-L-homocysteine hydrolase (COG:H; BUSCO:EOG09262LYR; EggNog:ENOG503NU46), which yields MSNFKVADISLAAFGRREIELAENEMPGLMKTREKYAADQPLKGARIAGCLHMTIQTAVLIETLTALGAEVTWTSCNIFSTQDHAAAAIAATGVPVFAWKGETEEEYNWCLEQQLVAFKDNKKLNLILDDGGDLTHLVHTKYPEMLADCYGVSEETTTGVHHLYRMLKEGKLLVPAINVNDSVTKSKFDNLYGCRESLIDGIKRATDVMIAGKIGVVAGFGDVGKGCALALQGMGARVLVTEVDPINALQAAMAGFQVTTMEKAAKVGQIFVTTTGCRDILVGKHFEAMPNDAIVCNIGHFDVEIDVAWLKANAQSVQNIKPQVDRFLMKNGRHVILLAEGRLVNLGCATGHSSFVMSCSFTNQVLAQIMLFKNNDEAFAKKYVEFAKSGKLEKKVYVLPKILDEEVARLHLDHVNVELETLTSVQAEYLGLDVEGPYKSDHYRY from the exons ATGTCCAACTTCAAGGTCGCTGATATCTCCCTTGCTGCCTTCGGGCGCCGCGAGATCGAGCTCGCTGAGAACGAGATGCCCGGTCTCATGAAGACCAGAGAGAAG TATGCTGCCGACCAGCCTCTCAAGGGTGCCCGCATTGCTGGCTGCCTCCACATGACCATCCAGACTGCTGTCCTCATCGAGACCCTGACCGCCCTCGGTGCTGAGGTTACCTGGACTTCCTGCAACATCTTCAGCACCCAAGACcacgccgctgccgccaTTGCTGCCACCGGTGTGCCGGTCTTCGCCTGGAAGGGCGAGACCGAGGAGGAATACAACTGGTGCTTGGAGCAGCAGCTCGTTGCCTtcaaggacaacaagaaGCTGAACCTTATCCTTGACGACGGTGGTGATCTCACTCACCTGGTCCACACCAAGTACCCCGAGATGCTCGCCGACTGCTACGGTGTCTCTGAGGAGACCACCACTGGTGTTCACCACCTCTACCGCATgctcaaggagggcaagctcCTTGTTCCTGCTATCAACGTCAACGACTCTGTCACCAAGTCCAAGTTCGACAACTTGTACGGCTGCCGCGAGTCCCTCATTGACGGCATCAAGCGCGCCACCGACGTGATGATTGCTGGCAagattggtgttgttgctggtttCGGTGATGTTGGCAAGGGCTGTGCTCTCGCTCTCCAGGGTATGGGTGCCCGTGTGCTCGTCACCGAAGTTGATCCCATCAACGCCCTCCAGGCTGCCATGGCTGGTTTCCAGGTGACCACCATGGAGAAGGCCGCCAAGGTCGGCCAGATCTTCGTTACCACCACTGGCTGCCGTGACATTCTGGTTGGCAAGCACTTCGAGGCCATGCCCAACGATGCCATCGTCTGCA ACATCGGTCACTTTGACGTTGAGATTGACGTTGCCTGGCTCAAGGCCAACGCCCAATCTGTCCAGAACATCAAGCCCCAGGTTGACCGTTTCCTCATGAAGAACGGCCGCCACGTCATCCTTTTGGCTGAGGGCCGTCTCGTCAACTTGGGCTGCGCCACTGGCCACAGCTCTTTCGTCATGTCGTGCAGCTTCACCAACCAGGTGCTCGCTCAGATCATGCTCTTCAAGAACAACGATGAGGCTTTCGCCAAGAAGTATGTCGAGTTCGCCAAGAGTGGcaagctcgagaagaaggtcTACGTCCTCCCCAAGAtcctcgacgaggaggttgcCCGTCTTCACTTGGACCACGTCAACGTCGAACTTGAGACTCTCACCAGCGTCCAGGCTGAGtatctcggcctcgacgtTGAGGGTCCTTACAAGAGCGACCACTACCGCTACTAa
- a CDS encoding hypothetical protein (EggNog:ENOG503NW8Q; MEROPS:MER0021886; COG:J) — MADVQKDVPFKSAQVEALVVIKIVKHCSASFPTTATGSLVGMDNDGVLEITNAFPFPTVDVANTDGHQNDASSLAAAAPRAKANIAYQNEMIKHLKEVNVDANNVGWYTSATMGNFVSLNFIENQYHYQRDNDKTVALVHDVSRSSQGALSLRAFRLSPEFMAAYKEGKFTTESLQKSKLSFKDILVEVPVIVHNSHLLTTFLHQMPTLPETAEVPLPTSLNDISRDPARLPANPSFDALDLSIDPFLEKTCDLLLDSIEAHYTDLNNHQYYQRQLTREQFKITQWQTKRKAENAARVAAKQAPLPEDEWQRLFKLPQEPSRLEGMLNARQVEQYSKQVDGFTAAITSKMFAVRGNLLPE; from the exons ATGGCCGACGTACAAAAAGATGTGCCGTTCAAATCGGCCCAGGTCGAGGCGCTC GTAGTAATCAAGATTGTCAAGCACTGCTCTGCCAGCTTTCCCACTACAGCCACCGGTTCCTTGGTGGGCATGGACAACGACGGTGTCCTTGAGATCACAAATgcctttcccttccccacGGTCGATGTTGCGAATACCGACGGCCACCAGAACGATGCTTCAagcctcgccgccgccgccccccgCGCAAAGGCCAATATCGCCTACCAGAACGAGATGATCAAGCACTTGAAGGAGGTCAACGTGGATGCTAACAACGTCGGCTGGTACACCAGTGCCACCATGGGCAACTTTGTCTCCCTCAACTTTATTGAGAATCAATACCACTATCAGCGCGACAACGACAAGACTGTCGCGCTCGTTCATGATGTCAGCAGGAGCTCGCAAGGAGCGCTCAGCCTGCGCGCCTTCAGACTCTCACCCGAGTTCATGGCCGCATACAAGGAGGGCAAGTTCACAACAGAGAG CCTGCAAAAGTCCAAGTTGAGCTTCAAGGACATCCTTGTGGAAGTCCCTGTCATCGTTCACAActctcacctcctcaccacatTCCTGCACCAGAtgcccaccctccccgagaCCGCCGAGGTCCCGCTTCCCACGTCGCTAAACGACATTTCTCGTGACCCTGCCAGATTACCCGCGAACCCATCTTTCGACGCCCTTGATCTGTCGATTGACCCTTTCCTTGAGAAGACATGCgatcttctcctcgacaGTATCGAAGCCCATTACACcgatctcaacaaccaccagtACTATCAGCGTCAGCTGACGCGCGAGCAGTTTAAGATCACTCAATGGCAGACAAAGCGCAAGGCGGAAAATGCTGCCCGTGTTGCGGCGAAGCAGGCTCCTCTCCCCGAGGACGAATGGCAAAGACTGTTCAAGCTGCCACAAGAGCCCAGTCGGCTCGAGGGCATGCTGAATGCGCGACAGGTTGAGCAGTACAGCAAGCAGGTGGATGGGTTCACAGCTGCAATTACCTCCAAGATGTTTGCTGTCCGGGGAAATTTGCTGCCTGAGTGA
- a CDS encoding hypothetical protein (COG:C; EggNog:ENOG503NUA8) — translation MRDNTQTEILAAGAVAAFTVDLLVYPLDTIKTRYQSQGIVGQAGRPAPVSHGLRGLYQGIGSVVFATLPAAAIFFISYESAKSALKFSLPSTAPQPAIHALASAGAELASCTVLTPAEVIKQNAQVLQRFSSSGHSRSSSIEALHMVWRSEGGAGRRLWTGYTALVARNLPFTALQFPLFEIFRGQIWNWKRGGAESSHTRKDYADSDQLQDTRQSKETRQNGLKSALVETGLVTGASAAVSGSLAALLTTPLDVVKTRIMLNAGSSSASETTWEITSRIVRKEGVRGIFRGAMLRGTWTALGSGLYLGSYEMAKIWLKGTSPDHPNFS, via the exons ATGAGGGACAACACACAAACGGAGATATTGGCG GCCGGTGCGGTGGCAGCGTTTACTGTTGACCTCCTTGTTTACCCCTTGGATACAATAAAGACTCGATACCAGAGCCAAGGTATTGTTGGTCAGGCAGGACGTCCAGCGCCGGTATCTCATGGGCTCAGAGGTCTATACCAAGGAATTGGTAGTGTGGTTTTTGCAACATTGCCTGCCG CTGCGATATTTTTCATCAGTTATGAATCTGCAAAGTCTGCCCTGAAGTTTTCTTTGCCCAGTACAGCCCCTCAGCCAGCAATCCACGCTCTGGCTTCAGCTGGCGCCGAACTGGCCTCGTGTACTGTTCTCACACCAGCTGAGGTGATCAAGCAAAATGCTCAAGTCTTACAGCGTTTCAGCTCTTCTGGTCATAGCAGATCATCGTCCATCGAAGCATTGCACATGGTGTGGCGGAGTGAGGGAGGCGCCGGACGAAGATTATGGACAGGCTACACTGCTCTTGTCGCCAGAAATCTGCCTTTCACTGCACTCCAATTCCCGCTGTTTGAGATCTTTCGGGGCCAAATTTGGAACTGGAAGAGGGGAGGTGCAGAATCATCACACACACGGAAAGATTACGCGGACAGTGACCAACTACAAGACACCAGGCAGTCGAAGGAGACGCGCCAGAATGGCCTCAAGTCGGCTCTTGTCGAGACAGGTTTGGTGACGGGAGCAAGTGCTGCAGTCTCGGGCAGCCTTGCAGCGTTGCTGACCACTCCATTAGATGTGGTCAAAACGAGGATTATGCTCAACGCCGGGAGCTCATCAGCCTCCGAAACCACATGGGAAATTACGAGCAGGATAGTCCGAAAAGAGGGGGTGCGTGGCATCTTTCGGGGAGCTATGCTTCGTGGGACATGGACGGCCCTGGGGAGTGGCTTATATCTGGGCTCATACGAAATGGCCAAGATTTGGCTCAAGGGGACATCACCAGACCATCCTAACTTCTCTTGA
- a CDS encoding hypothetical protein (COG:S; EggNog:ENOG503P5S9), giving the protein MTISQGPAIVAEAQDSNTRQVYAKASIIVSESEVVATPTPSPGPDRYLVVSPYTEQQHLLDLNTLDTENQLFALALTQMRCLRDDYATAPYLDTFNWPDIIDTLRALANQRQHAWRKTSFYIVAFRSRIPPTTIYAELGTLDKAAHVEATSSGGFLK; this is encoded by the coding sequence ATGACCATCTCCCAGGGGCCAGCAATCGTGGCAGAGGCCCAAGACTCGAACACACGCCAAGTGTATGCCAAAGCCTCCATCATCGTGTCCGAGTCTGAGGTTGTTGCCACGCCAACGCCCTCGCCAGGGCCTGATCGATATCTTGTAGTGTCGCCCTATACAGAGCAGCAACATCTGCTTGACCTCAATACCCTCGACACCGAAAACCAACTTTTCGCGCTCGCCCTGACACAAATGAGGTGCCTGCGGGATGACTATGCCACAGCACCATACCTTGACACATTCAACTGGCCCGACATCATCGATACTCTCCGGGCACTTGCCAACCAGAGACAACATGCATGGAGGAAAACTTCCTTCTACATTGTTGCCTTTCGGTCCCGTATCCCTCCCACGACAATCTATGCAGAGCTAGGAACCCTCGACAAAGCAGCCCACGTGGAAGCCACGTCGAGTGGTGGGTTCCTCAAGTAG